One stretch of Arachis duranensis cultivar V14167 chromosome 1, aradu.V14167.gnm2.J7QH, whole genome shotgun sequence DNA includes these proteins:
- the LOC127745767 gene encoding endochitinase-like — protein MGYTKLPYLIIILAFLLVLGRTTRAQQCGTQANGALCQDNLCCSQYGYCGNTNDYCGNGCQSQCGGSSGGSNGDVSSIITSSTFDEMLKYRNDPRCKGNGFYTYDAFLAAAGSFSGFGTTGDDATKRRELAAFFGQTSHETTGGWASAPDGPYAWGYCFINENNQDADYCTPSTQWPCAPGKKYYGRGPIQLTHNYNYGPAGNAIGSDLLNNPDLVATDPVISFKTAIWFWMTPQGNKPSCHNVITGGWTPSSTDTAAGRVPGYGVITNIINGGLECGHGPDSRVEDRIGFYSRYCSMLGVSTGNNLDCNNQSPF, from the exons atgggtTACACCAAATTGCCCtatcttataataatattaGCTTTCTTATTAGTGCTTGGTAGAACCACAAGAGCACAACAATGTGGTACACAAGCAAATGGAGCATTGTGCCAAGACAACTTATGTTGTAGCCAATATGGTTATTGTGGTAACACAAATGATTATTGTGGTAACGGTTGCCAAAGCCAATGTGGTGGTTCTAGTGGTGGTTCTAATGGTGATGTTAGTAGCATCATTACTTCCTCTacatttgatgaaatgcttaaGTACAGAAATGATCCACGGTGTAAGGGCAACGGATTCTACACTTATGATGCATTTCTTGCCGCCGCTGGCTCTTTCTCCGGCTTCGGCACCACCGGTGATGATGCCACCAAGAGGAGGGAGCTTGCTGCCTTTTTTGGTCAAACTTCCCATGAAACCACAG gaggaTGGGCAAGTGCACCAGATGGTCCATATGCTTGGGGGTATTGCTTTATCAATGAAAATAACCAGGACGCAGATTATTGTACACCCTCTACACAATGGCCATGTGCTCCTGGCAAAAAATACTATGGAAGAGGACCAATTCAACTCACTCA CAATTACAATTACGGGCCAGCGGGTAATGCTATAGGATCAGATCTTCTAAACAATCCTGATCTAGTAGCAACTGATCCAGTTATTTCATTTAAGACAGCCATATGGTTTTGGATGACACCACAAGGAAATAAGCCATCATGTCATAATGTCATTACCGGAGGATGGACGCCGTCTTCTACCGATACAGCCGCCGGCCGAGTCCCTGGATATGGTGTCATCACCAACATAATCAATGGTGGGCTTGAATGCGGACACGGGCCAGATTCTCGGGTCGAAGATCGGATTGGGTTTTATAGTAGGTATTGCTCAATGTTGGGAGTTAGCACTGGGAATAATTTGGATTGCAACAATCAAAGTCCATTTTAG
- the LOC127745762 gene encoding endochitinase-like: MLNAKLPYLLSLTLLLLLLGAKAEQCGRQAGGALCPNNYCCSQFGWCGETDDYCLASKGCQSQCRGPPTPSPPRPPSPAPPGGDVANVISSSIFDQMLKYRNDPRCHANGFYTYNAFITAARSFNGFGTTGDDATRKKEVAAFLGQTSHETTGGWASAPDGPYAWGYCFLQENSQSDYCSPSAQWPCAPGKKYYGRGPIQISYNFNYGPAGRAIGVDLLNNPDLVATDPVISFKTAIWFWMTPQGNKPSSHDVITGRWTPSDADRAAGRVPGYGVITNIINGGLECGHGPDARVEDRIGFFRRYCQLLGVSPGDNLDCNNQRSFNLGIQLASS, encoded by the exons ATGTTAAACGCCAAATTGCCTTATTTACTTTCTCTAAccttattattgttgttgcttgGTGCCAAGGCAGAACAATGTGGTAGACAAGCAGGTGGAGCATTATGCCCTAACAATTATTGTTGTAGTCAATTTGGTTGGTGTGGTGAGACAGATGATTATTGTTTAGCAAGTAAAGGTTGTCAAAGCCAATGTAGGGGTCCACCAACACCTTCACCACCACGACCACCATCACCGGCGCCACCCGGTGGCGACGTTGCAAACGTCATTAGTTCCTCTATATTTGATCAAATGCTTAAGTACCGTAACGATCCACGGTGTCATGCCAATGGATTCTATACCTATAATGCTTTCATTACCGCCGCTCGATCTTTCAACGGCTTTGGCACTACCGGCGACGATGCCACTCGCAAAAAGGAGGTTGCGGCTTTCTTGGGTCAAACTTCTCATGAAACTACAG GAGGATGGGCAAGTGCTCCTGATGGACCATACGCTTGGGGATATTGCTTTCTCCAAGAAAATAGCCAGTCAGATTATTGTAGCCCCTCTGCACAATGGCCATGTGCTCCTGGTAAAAAATATTATGGCAGAGGACCAATCCAAATCTCCTA CAACTTCAACTATGGACCAGCTGGTAGAGCTATTGGTGTAGATCTTCTTAACAATCCTGATTTAGTGGCCACAGATCCAGTAATTTCATTCAAAACAGCCATATGGTTTTGGATGACACCACAAGGAAACAAGCCATCAAGTCATGATGTTATCACCGGAAGATGGACACCGTCCGATGCTGACAGGGCGGCCGGCCGAGTCCCCGGATATGGTGTGATCACAAACATAATCAATGGTGGGCTTGAATGTGGGCATGGGCCGGATGCTCGGGTCGAAGATCGGATCGGATTCTTTAGAAGATATTGCCAATTGTTGGGAGTGAGCCCTGGGGATAATTTAGATTGCAACAACCAAAGGTCGTTTAATTTAGGTATTCAACTTGCTAGCTCGTGA
- the LOC107476092 gene encoding uncharacterized protein LOC107476092 translates to MSAGGAFGGNRGLRPVPPEKGIFPLDHMHLCDLEKKEYLGCLKTAGHQSEKCRDFSKKYLQCRMEKNLMAKQDLAELGFKERNGETPEGKPTERIDNLKDQ, encoded by the exons ATGAGTGCAG GTGGCGCATTTGGTGGCAATAGAGGGCTCCGTCCAGTGCCTCCTGAAAAGGGTATTTTCCCATTAGACCACATGCATTTATGTGACCTG GAGAAGAAAGAATATTTGGGTTGTCTGAAAACTGCGGGTCACCAGTCTGAAAAATGCAGGGACTTCTCAAAAAAGTACTTGCAGTGCCGAATGGAAAA GAACCTAATGGCTAAGCAGGACTTGGCAGAACTTGGTTTTaaggaaagaaatggagaaACTCCTGAAGGGAAACCCACTGAGAGGATTGATAATTTGAAAGACCAATGA
- the LOC127747576 gene encoding endochitinase 2-like gives MANGAAGWASAPDGPYAWGYCFLKEVNHADYCSNSNEWPCAPGKQYYGRGPIQISYNFNYGPAGRAIGVDLLNNPDLVAQNAIISFKTAIWFWMTPQGKKPSSHDVITGRWTPSHADRAAGRVPGYGVITNIINGGVECGHGWDARVEDRIGFYKRYCGIFGVSTGDNLDCYNQASFGNSLLIKQVV, from the exons ATGGCCAATg gaGCAGCCGGATGGGCAAGTGCACCTGATGGACCATATGCTTGGGGATATTGCTTTCTGAAGGAAGTAAACCATGCCGATTATTGTTCTAATTCCAATGAGTGGCCATGTGCTCCTGGGAAACAATATTATGGAAGAGGACCAATCCAAATCTCTTA CAACTTCAATTATGGGCCAGCGGGTAGAGCTATTGGTGTAGATCTTCTCAACAATCCTGATTTAGTAGCCCAAAATGCAATAATTTCATTCAAGACTGCCATATGGTTTTGGATGACTCCACAAGGTAAAAAGCCATCAAGCCATGATGTTATCACCGGAAGATGGACACCGTCCCATGCTGACAGGGCGGCTGGCCGGGTACCTGGATACGGCGTGATCACCAACATAATCAACGGTGGAGTTGAGTGTGGACATGGGTGGGATGCTAGGGTTGAAGATCGGATTGGATTTTACAAGAGATATTGTGGCATATTTGGAGTTAGCACAGGGGATAACTTAGATTGCTATAACCAAGCATCATTTGGCAATAGTTTGTTAATTAAGCAAGTTGTATAA